From the genome of Triticum aestivum cultivar Chinese Spring chromosome 3B, IWGSC CS RefSeq v2.1, whole genome shotgun sequence, one region includes:
- the LOC123064494 gene encoding uncharacterized protein — MPDPLAAATFRRCGRLPWVLTNSKCHIGDRNNTTTARGVTSQSGDIKVTFELADPPDVSRCFVHCPGLAEGRYGGDPVVVSSADAFVLLAVPFTGDSGRRREYNDFFVYRAGPGVPSLHLIPSTYHYPDYITLAGVVPRGDLNNKDYAVVFPLGSKFRSLYNSTSKICDFLVYHSDISKWPWRAGTAITTMHTKYHNHEVIMRHEGTRVIFAGRETLGWVNHWHGIILCNVLDNNAVMRLIQWPVSIPCNIVSRFGMGVDNIYARPFCDVAISNGVIRFVELKPCQRSDTCNDKGVIGQGWTVTTWNRGIRSNKWDKRFTVKADNVPNTGLSYPKVSGGKRLCWEKVVHGGPTLSLCDDDVVYIMARLDIRPAIAWMLAINIREGTLEAVKQCSAEKMLGLEPTYVQCAFSNYLKQWRSSGKGA; from the coding sequence ATGCCAGACCCCCTTGCCGCCGCCACTTTCAGGCGCTGTGGCCGTCTCCCCTGGGTGCTCACCAACTCAAAGTGCCACATCGGCGACCGCAACAACACGACCACCGCCCGCGGCGTCACGAGCCAAAGCGGCGACATCAAGGTGACCTTCGAGCTCGCGGACCCGCCCGACGTCTCTCGCTGCTTCGTCCACTGCCCCGGATTGGCGGAGGGCCGCTATGGCGGAGATCCCGTGGTTGTGAGTTCGGCGGACGCGTTCGTCCTTCTCGCCGTCCCGTTCACCggcgactccggccgccgcagggAGTACAACGATTTCTTCGTCTACAGGGCAGGTCCAGGGGTCCCATCCCTCCACCTTATCCCCAGCACCTACCACTACCCCGACTACATCACGCTGGCCGGCGTCGTGCCCCGTGGCGATCTCAACAACAAAGACTACGCCGTGGTCTTCCCCTTGGGATCAAAATTTCGCTCGCTATACAACTCTACCAGCAAGATATGCGACTTCCTCGTGTATCACTCTGACATCTCCAAGTGGCCGTGGCGCGCCGGGACGGCCATCACTACCATGCACACCAAGTACCACAATCACGAGGTAATTATGCGGCACGAAGGCACCCGCGTGATCTTCGCCGGAAGGGAAACACTTGGCTGGGTCAATCATTGGCATGGCATTATTCTATGCAATGTGCTTGACAACAATGCGGTCATGCGTTTGATCCAATGGCCTGTTTCGATTCCTTGCAATATAGTGTCGCGGTTCGGCATGGGAGTCGACAATATCTATGCACGGCCGTTTTGCGACGTTGCTATAAGCAACGGCGTGATCAGGTTCGTCGAGTTGAAACCTTGTCAGCGTAGCGATACCTGCAATGATAAAGGCGTCATTGGCCAAGGCTGGACGGTCACCACATGGAACAGGGGGATCCGCTCAAACAAATGGGACAAGAGGTTCACTGTCAAGGCTGATAATGTGCCTAACACAGGTTTAAGTTACCCTAAGGTATCGGGCGGCAAGAGGCTATGCTGGGAAAAGGTAGTTCATGGTGGGCCCACTCTGAGCTTGTGTGACGACGATGTCGTCTATATTATGGCTAGACTGGACATCCGACCCGCGATTGCATGGATGCTTGCCATTAACATTAGAGAAGGAACACTGGAAGCGGTCAAGCAGTGTTCTGCTGAAAAGATGCTTGGTCTTGAACCGACTTATGTTCAGTGTGCCTTCTCCAACTACCTCAAGCAGTGGAGGTCTTCAGGAAAGGGAGCTTGA
- the LOC123064495 gene encoding chloroplastic import inner membrane translocase subunit HP30-2 yields the protein MASSSSPSPSPPAQARVGRNLLEEWSGRVRAIEAGFRAWMAKQPIHVEAAVTTAAGAVQGGALGGLMGSITADGGASWVPPLPPNADPQAMASFKQAQALAAGPLVQARNFAVMSGTNAGISCVMRRIRGVEDIQGSMAAAFGSGVLFSLVSGMGTPTPNPVASAITSGVGFAVFQGGFFMIGQRFSKPQGVSEPNYYARTSSMLQNLGLEKYEKNFRKGHLTDHTLPLLTDSALKDVKIPPGPRLIILDQIKRDPGLAKAQ from the exons atggcctcctcctcctcgccgtcgccgtcgccgccggcgcaGGCGCGCGTCGGCCGCAACCTCCTAGAGGAGTGGAGCGGGCGTGTGAGGGCGATTGAGGCGGGGTTCCGCGCCTGGATGGCGAAGCAGCCCATCCATGTCGaggcggcggtgaccacggcggcGGGGGCGGTCCAGGGCGGGGCGCTCGGGGGCCTCATGGGCTCCATCACCGCCGACGGGGGAGCGTCGTGGGTGCCGCCGCTTCCCCCCAACGCCGACCCGCAGGCCATGGCGTCCTTCAAGCAGGCGCAG GCTTTAGCTGCTGGGCCATTGGTGCAAGCCCGCAACTTTGCAGTTATGTCTGGCACAAACGCAGGCATCTCATGTGTTATGAGAAGAATACGCGGAGTAGAGGACATCCAGGGCAG CATGGCAGCCGCTTTTGGTTCCGGTGTTCTCTTCTCTCTAGTGAGTGGAATGGGAACTCCTACTCCTAATCCGGTCGCAAGTGCAATCACATCCGGTGTTGGTTTTGCGGTGTTTCAGGGTGGCTTTTTCATG ATTGGGCAGAGGTTCTCAAAACCACAGGGTGTGAGTGAACCTAACTACTATGCCAGGACAAGTAGCATGTTACAAAATCTGGGCCTCGAGAAATATGAGAAGAATTTCAGGAAGGGTCACCTTACTGATCATACCTTGCCCCTCCTTACTGACAG TGCGTTGAAAGATGTGAAGATCCCCCCTGGCCCCAGATTGATCATACTTGATCAAATTAAAAG GGATCCTGGGCTGGCGAAAGCACAGTGA